The DNA window TCTGGCGAGGCGATCTTCTCCTACTAAGTTCTGCATGACCGCTTTTCTGACAGCGGCCTGAGACAGTCAGCAGCGGGGGAAACCGGTCCCAGGTCAAATCCGCCGGGGGACCGGAGCCGTCAGGACTATGAGGTGAAACGATACAAAATGCCGCCCCGGACCTATGGGACAGCATCACCGGCTATGATGCCCTCAACGCTGCATGGGCCCGCGTCGATGCCAATGCAGGGTCCGCCGGAGGGGATGGAGTGACGCGGCATGAGTTCCGCTCGGACCTTTTCGCCCGGCTGAACCAGCTGCGCGCCGACCTGTTGAGCGGCGAATATGTCCCGCGCCCTTACCGCAAGGTCAGCGTTCCGAAAAAGAAACCCGGCTACCGCATTCTCGCGATTCCCAGCATCCGGGACCGGGTGGTCCATACCAGCATTGCCACGGCGCTGGTGCCAATCCTCGAGCCGCATTTCGAGGAATGCTCCTTCGCATACCGACCGAACCGCGGCGTGACGAAGGCCGTCGCCCGGATCGAGCAATGGCGAAGTCGGGGCTATGAATTCGTGATCGAGGCTGACATCGTCCGCTATTTCGACAATATCGACCACGACATCCTCATGGGAAAGCTGAAGGAGCTGATTGCCGGTATCCCAGGAGCCGGGCCGGTCCTTTCGTTGACGGAACGGCTGCTGGCGCACCAGGGCAAAGGCCTCGGAACCGAAGGCGTCGGCCTGGTCCAGGGCTCGCCGCTGTCACCGCTGCTGTCCAATCTCTACCTTGATGCTCTGGACGAGGAGATCGAGGAAAGCGGCGTCAAACTGGTGCGTTTTGCCGACGACTTCGTCATCCTCTGCAAGTCGCAACGGCGGGCGGAAAAGGCCCTGGCCCACTGCGTCGAGATCCTGTCGCATCACCGTCTGCGCCTGCACGAGGAAGGCACGCGTATCGTCAATTTCGACAGAGGGTTCAACTTTATCGGCTATCTCTTCCTGAAGAGCCTCGCGGTTCAAGAAAAGGCGGAACCCAAGCCAGCGGTGCCGTCAAAGCCGCTGAAATCGGAAGTGACGGACGACGGAGTGATCCTGCTCGAAGAGAAAGGGTCCAGGTTCGACCAGGGAAATCGCGTCCTTTATGTACTCGATCCCGAACACAGTCTCGGTACTCGGAATCGCAGCTTTTCGGTCCGGCGCGAGGACGGCGCCGAACTCATCGCGATCGGACAACACCGGGTTGGCCGGATCGAAGTCGGCCCGGACGTTGGCTTCGATCATGGTGCTGTCCTTCTGGCGATGGACAGCGGAACGCCGCTGGCCGCGGTCGACGGGTATGGCCAGACACGGGGCACCGTCGAACCGCGCCTCAGCCGGAAAGGCGGGCTGCACCTCGCGCAGGCGAAGGCTGTACTGACAGAGGATTTCCGGCTCTGCATCGCCCGCAGTCTTGTCGAGAGCCGGATACGGAACCAACGTACGCAGCTTTCTCGCCTCAACCGGCGGCAAGGGCTGGCGCCGGTGGAAGAGGCTCTTCAGGCGATGAAGCGCGAACTGGGAAAGCTAGAAACGGCCGGAAGCGTCGAAGCGGCGATGGGCCTCGAGGGGGCATCCTCGGCGCATTACTGGCGTGCGATCGGTCTCCTGGCCGGAGCCGGGGCTCCATTCAAGAGGGAACGTCCTGCCAGAAGCCCACTCAATGCCGCGATCAACTATTTAACCGGTATTCTGGAGCGTGACATACGTGCCGCAGTTCAAGGTGCCGGGCTGCATCCTGGCTTCGCATTCCTTCATGGATCACGTGACCGACATGACGGCCTGGTATTCGACATGATGGAACCGTTCCGGGCTGCAACCACAGAGGGTCTGGCGGTCTTTCTCTTCAATGCGAGGCGTCTTTCGGCCGACATGTTTTGCGAGACTGACGTCGGCAAGATCGACCTGTCGACCGAAGGGCGACAGGCGCTGGTCCAGGGATATGAGGCCGTCGTTGCCAGGCGAGTGAACCGCCCTGATCGAAAGGGCAAAATGGGGTGGAGAGCCCTCATGCTTCTCCAGTGCCGTTTTCTTGTCCGATCAATCCGCAGCGGCACATCCTCGGATTTCGTTCCATACCTCATGGAGGCATAGCATCGTGGTACGGTCAGCAATGTTTCGGATCATCACTTACGACATATCCAGCGACAGGGTGAGGCGCCAAGTCGCGGCATTGCTTGAGGCGGAAGCCACGCGCGTGCAGTATTCGGTCTTCGAAGCAAGGTTATCAGATGCTGCGCTTAGACGCATCGTTTCAAGGATCGATGAGCGGCTCGCCGACAGCGATAGCCTGCGGGTGTATACGGTGGGCACTCGACATGAACGTCGCTGCCAAGTCCTGGGCTCCGGTTTGCCCGTCGATAGAGATGTGGGGTTCTGGCTGTTGTGAAGAAGGATGCGCTGGCGACAAGCGAGCATATGCCTTGAACGATGGCGCATCCACGCTGCTCCATTGGTTTTGCGACGACTACTGAGAGCTTATCTTGGCCTGTTTTCCCCTGATGGCCCCGCCGATCCGGCGCCCGATCTCGCCTGGCGAGGGGGCGATCCATCCGATCAGCGCGACCAGGACGATCCAGGGCGGGATGACATTGACGATGACGGTGTCGACGCGGTCGGCGCGGAGGCGGTTCTCGGATTGCTCCTGGCGGATCTCGCGGGCGCGCGGCCGGACGATGGAAGGGGCATTCTCGACCTTCTGGCCCTGCACATTCTCGGCTCCGGCCTGGACATTGGCGGCGACCTGCGGCCCGAGCGGGACCGGCAGGCCGCCGCAGCCTGCCAGCAGCAGCGCCGCGAGGAGCGTCCTCATGCGCCCGACCAGCGGAACGGCGCCCCGGCCGGCACCCCGTCGAGCCCCTCATGGCAGAGCTGGCGGGCCTTGTTGCGGCGGATCGCGAGGCCGCGCACGCCCTTGCCGCCCGCGAAGCGCCAGCGCGGAAGCTCATTGCAGGCGCCGCGCAGGTCGCCCGCGTTGAGCTTGCGGATGAGCGTCGAGCGCCCGGCCGCGCCGAGGCCCACATTATAGGCCCAGTCGAGGATCGCGACATAGGTCCGGTCGGGGATGCGGGTCTCGACGGGATCGGCGATCAGCCGGTCGAGCCCGGCCTCGAACTCTGCGAGCCTTCCTGCGAACATCGCTCGGCACTGGGCGGGCGTGTAGCTGTCGCCGAGATTGACGCCGCGCGTTTCGCCGAAGCAGACGGTCGGCACGCCGACGATGTCGAGATAGGCCTCTGTCTTCAGGCCCTCATTGCCGCCGACGAAGCTGAGCGCGAGGGCGGTGGCGGCGGCGCCGCGCTTCAGGATCCTGCGCATCGGCTCACTCCATCCTCTGGGCGATCAGACGGGCGGCGAAGGCGGCCGCGGTGACCAGCGCCGAGAGCCCGGCGAAGAGCCCGCGCGGGATGCCCAGCAGATCGGGCGAGGCCAGCGAGAGCCCGGCCTCGAGCCCTGACAGCAGGCCCGCGAGCAGGATGAGACGGATCGACCAGGCACGCCGGATCAGCGCGCGCCACTGGGGCACGAGGTGCATGGGGAAACTCCTGTCGGGGATGAGGGGCGATCAGCGCGGGACGCGCTGCAGGACGGTCTTGATGTCGGCGCGAAGCTCGCGGAGCAGCGCGTTGGTCTCCTCGCGGTCGCGCTGGCGGGCGGCGAGATCCTCGGCGCGCTGCCGCTGCC is part of the Rhodovulum sp. MB263 genome and encodes:
- a CDS encoding lysozyme → MRRILKRGAAATALALSFVGGNEGLKTEAYLDIVGVPTVCFGETRGVNLGDSYTPAQCRAMFAGRLAEFEAGLDRLIADPVETRIPDRTYVAILDWAYNVGLGAAGRSTLIRKLNAGDLRGACNELPRWRFAGGKGVRGLAIRRNKARQLCHEGLDGVPAGAPFRWSGA
- a CDS encoding bacteriophage spanin2 family protein → MRTLLAALLLAGCGGLPVPLGPQVAANVQAGAENVQGQKVENAPSIVRPRAREIRQEQSENRLRADRVDTVIVNVIPPWIVLVALIGWIAPSPGEIGRRIGGAIRGKQAKISSQ
- the cas2 gene encoding CRISPR-associated endonuclease Cas2; its protein translation is MFRIITYDISSDRVRRQVAALLEAEATRVQYSVFEARLSDAALRRIVSRIDERLADSDSLRVYTVGTRHERRCQVLGSGLPVDRDVGFWLL
- the cas1 gene encoding CRISPR-associated endonuclease Cas1; this encodes MTRHEFRSDLFARLNQLRADLLSGEYVPRPYRKVSVPKKKPGYRILAIPSIRDRVVHTSIATALVPILEPHFEECSFAYRPNRGVTKAVARIEQWRSRGYEFVIEADIVRYFDNIDHDILMGKLKELIAGIPGAGPVLSLTERLLAHQGKGLGTEGVGLVQGSPLSPLLSNLYLDALDEEIEESGVKLVRFADDFVILCKSQRRAEKALAHCVEILSHHRLRLHEEGTRIVNFDRGFNFIGYLFLKSLAVQEKAEPKPAVPSKPLKSEVTDDGVILLEEKGSRFDQGNRVLYVLDPEHSLGTRNRSFSVRREDGAELIAIGQHRVGRIEVGPDVGFDHGAVLLAMDSGTPLAAVDGYGQTRGTVEPRLSRKGGLHLAQAKAVLTEDFRLCIARSLVESRIRNQRTQLSRLNRRQGLAPVEEALQAMKRELGKLETAGSVEAAMGLEGASSAHYWRAIGLLAGAGAPFKRERPARSPLNAAINYLTGILERDIRAAVQGAGLHPGFAFLHGSRDRHDGLVFDMMEPFRAATTEGLAVFLFNARRLSADMFCETDVGKIDLSTEGRQALVQGYEAVVARRVNRPDRKGKMGWRALMLLQCRFLVRSIRSGTSSDFVPYLMEA